DNA sequence from the Lycium barbarum isolate Lr01 chromosome 5, ASM1917538v2, whole genome shotgun sequence genome:
TCTTGAAAAGAGACTGAGTTAGTTGCCAGGGATTATCATCATTTATCCAGGTCTCGATCAACATTCTCACCAGCGCGGGTGACTTGGCTAACAGAAGCTCGACAAGCTGCATCCCAGGCTCTGTGGCCAAATCACCATTTAGATTAACTTCCCTAAGGCGACTAAAGTCACACCCGAGAAACCTTCCACTTCAAGACATTCCAGAGCTGGAATATCCTCGTAACAATGGCCCACCTACGAAAGATTACCAACAGCACTGTCTCTTAGAACTTATAGACGATAATAAGTTTGAAAACAAGAAAACCACTACATAAGGATAGAAGCAAATGAGTCAGACAATTCAGAACCTGGATTTCCAAATACTGTAAGTATGGGAAACTTCTTATTAGGCAAAGAGCACACGAGACCACATCCAAGTCATCCAGATAAATATCGGATAGGTAATGACTTTTGATAGAGTTGAGATCAAAGGGAAGCCTTGTTGGTACTCCACCTGCTCCCACAGCAAATAACTAGGAAGAAAATGCATGCAAAATTTCAGAATGACTCAGCCCCAATGTTGTTACATCTATGAAAATGCATCACAATGAAGTAAGGGAGCACATATACCTTGAGACTACTGCTATCCAATTTGAGATACTCGACAACAGAAAAAGACTTAAAAACTTAGCAATGTCAGAATTTCCTGCCTCCGCAGAAGAACCATTTTCCGTAAGCGAAACTTTCTCCAGCAAAGGGATATGCTTTAACCAAATAAATCTTATATTGCCTTTGAAATCAAAAGATTTCAGCTTTGGAGCTTTAATTTCAACAACATTTGAAGTTTCTGAGATTTGCAGCAGCAAATGCTGGAGAAATGAGCAACTAGAGATTAAACTTTCAAGCAACTTGGAAGAAATTGCCACGCAATGTAGTTCAAGGCTCCGAAGCTTATCAAATCCTCTAAAGGCCGGTGGAAGAAGCTCTATTAAGCAACTTTGGAGAGTCAGATGCCTCAACTGCAAAC
Encoded proteins:
- the LOC132642657 gene encoding F-box/FBD/LRR-repeat protein At1g13570-like, whose translation is MMPPRSCQSASLDILSNLQGDVIDEILIRLPLEDAVRTSILSKKWRYDWCRLPELALNQQALKASRNTIPLALTFTNIVNHILTLHSGPITKFTLNLDPYLIPRPTFDNLIYFLSKNDIQHLVLRFPWGINPYKLPSSFFTCLQLRHLTLQSCLIELLPPAFRGFDKLRSLELHCVAISSKLLESLISSCSFLQHLLLQISETSNVVEIKAPKLKSFDFKGNIRFIWLKHIPLLEKVSLTENGSSAEAGNSDIAKFLSLFLLSSISNWIAVVSSYLLWEQVEYQQGFPLISTLSKVITYPIFIWMTWMWSRVLFA